One stretch of bacterium DNA includes these proteins:
- a CDS encoding TIGR03013 family XrtA/PEP-CTERM system glycosyltransferase yields MFDYIEKHYSRLYLLVFSIDFLVLLSAALIAFRVNGNFGNNAEHLKYAYLGFIYSAIFVFISQIMLFVNELYSLEKKYQKKWLIFRCILSFSLVSVGLYFLLSNVMHYSNCFIISMIACGSILCWRLIFYWIVPKINIQQRILFLGTDELSRMAVREILADDNPQFKVVGFVGDDPGLVGKRIANQKVLGTIEDLDVIIQKEKVEKLIISLPHDRKEFPAEDLIRCKFKGIEIMQLHTFYERLRGKILIDGLHPSWLIFAQGFKKNNWIKWEKRILDISLSLIGLLITLPISLITALLIKLESDGPVIYQQERVGDNGKVFRIFKFRSMRIDAEKDSGPIWAGENDPRITQVGRFIRKVRIDEIPQMINVLKGDMSFVGPRPERPHFVEMLTNSIPYYNQRHSVKPGITGWAAVNYSYGASVEDAVQKLQYDLYYIKNMSIFLDLVTILKTVATVCGRKGSR; encoded by the coding sequence ATGTTTGATTACATAGAAAAACACTATTCAAGACTTTACCTTCTGGTTTTCTCAATCGACTTCCTTGTCCTATTATCTGCCGCGCTTATAGCCTTTCGAGTAAATGGTAACTTTGGGAATAATGCTGAACACCTGAAGTATGCCTACCTGGGCTTTATCTACTCAGCTATCTTTGTCTTCATCAGCCAGATAATGCTTTTTGTCAACGAGCTTTACTCTCTGGAGAAAAAATATCAAAAGAAGTGGTTGATATTCCGATGCATTCTCTCTTTTTCCTTAGTCTCCGTGGGCCTTTATTTTCTCCTGAGCAATGTCATGCACTATTCTAATTGCTTTATTATTTCCATGATAGCCTGCGGATCCATCTTGTGCTGGAGACTCATATTCTACTGGATTGTTCCCAAAATCAATATTCAGCAAAGGATACTGTTTCTGGGGACCGATGAATTGAGCAGAATGGCGGTACGGGAAATATTAGCTGATGATAATCCTCAATTCAAGGTGGTCGGATTTGTCGGGGACGATCCCGGTCTGGTGGGAAAACGTATTGCCAATCAGAAAGTTTTGGGAACAATCGAAGACCTTGATGTCATAATTCAAAAAGAAAAAGTGGAAAAGCTCATTATCTCCCTTCCCCATGACCGGAAAGAATTTCCCGCCGAAGATCTTATCAGGTGTAAATTTAAAGGCATCGAAATTATGCAGTTGCATACCTTCTATGAAAGGTTAAGGGGGAAGATCCTGATTGATGGTCTGCATCCAAGCTGGCTGATATTTGCACAGGGATTTAAAAAGAACAATTGGATAAAATGGGAGAAAAGAATTCTCGATATCTCTCTTTCCTTGATTGGTTTATTGATTACCCTGCCCATTTCGCTTATCACAGCCTTACTTATTAAGCTAGAATCGGACGGCCCGGTTATTTACCAGCAGGAGAGAGTCGGTGATAACGGCAAAGTTTTCAGGATCTTTAAATTCAGATCAATGAGGATAGATGCAGAAAAAGATAGCGGCCCGATCTGGGCGGGAGAAAATGATCCTCGCATCACCCAGGTTGGAAGATTCATCCGTAAGGTGCGCATCGATGAAATACCTCAAATGATCAATGTGCTCAAGGGCGATATGAGCTTTGTTGGTCCCCGCCCTGAACGGCCGCATTTTGTTGAGATGTTGACCAACAGCATTCCCTATTATAATCAGAGACACTCGGTCAAACCTGGTATAACCGGATGGGCTGCTGTCAATTACAGCTATGGAGCTTCGGTTGAGGATGCTGTTCAAAAATTGCAGTATGATCTTTATTATATAAAAAACATGTCGATCTTTCTTGACCTGGTTACTATCCTCAAGACTGTTGCTACGGTATGCGGAAGAAAAGGATCGAGATAG
- the prsR gene encoding PEP-CTERM-box response regulator transcription factor, giving the protein MSKPKLLIVDDEEYICKQIQWGLSSEYEVQTAHTDREALKKFHGQRPDIITLDLNLSTHDNHEKGFKVLEEILAIDPYVKIIMVTGSEGKESALNALRLGAYDYYVKPVDLSELKIILKRALYIRELEIENKRLQSQFDEDGKLFGILGNCQKIRKVISLARRVAKTDIAIFIHGESGTGKELIARAIHNLSQRAAQPFIPIDSGAIPETLLESELFGHEKGAFTDAKSQKIGKVELAHEGTLFFDEIAELPLSLQAKLLRFLQEKKIQRLGGVEFITVDVRIISASNKDLEQEILKGNFREDIYYRLNGITLELPPLREREDDIVLIATHLLEKYAQDMGESPKKLTAESIRIMKAYQWPGNIRELENKIKRALVLSTDKYIKPEDLGIGCDHEEAGKMEITLKEAREKVEKEMLQYSLEKHKGNLTKVSKSLGIARSTVYELIEKYALTYEVDE; this is encoded by the coding sequence ATGAGCAAGCCGAAACTTCTCATAGTTGATGATGAAGAATACATCTGCAAGCAGATTCAATGGGGATTAAGCAGTGAGTATGAAGTCCAGACAGCCCACACTGACCGCGAGGCTTTAAAAAAGTTTCATGGACAGAGGCCGGACATCATAACCCTTGATTTAAACCTGTCCACACATGATAATCACGAAAAGGGATTCAAGGTCCTTGAAGAAATTCTGGCCATTGATCCCTATGTCAAAATTATCATGGTAACCGGCAGTGAAGGCAAAGAAAGCGCTCTGAATGCTCTCAGGCTTGGAGCCTACGATTACTACGTCAAGCCTGTAGACCTGAGCGAACTGAAGATCATCTTAAAACGCGCCCTGTATATCAGGGAACTTGAGATTGAAAATAAACGGTTACAATCGCAATTCGATGAGGATGGGAAATTGTTTGGTATTCTCGGCAATTGCCAAAAGATCAGAAAGGTTATCAGTCTGGCCAGAAGAGTGGCAAAAACCGATATTGCCATCTTCATCCATGGAGAAAGTGGAACAGGAAAGGAATTGATAGCCCGGGCAATTCATAACTTAAGCCAAAGGGCTGCTCAACCCTTTATTCCTATCGATTCCGGAGCGATCCCGGAGACTCTGCTGGAGAGTGAATTGTTCGGTCATGAAAAGGGAGCTTTCACCGATGCCAAAAGTCAAAAAATCGGAAAGGTTGAGCTTGCTCACGAAGGGACTCTCTTTTTCGATGAAATAGCGGAATTACCCTTGAGCTTGCAGGCCAAGCTGCTGAGGTTCCTGCAGGAAAAAAAAATTCAACGACTTGGTGGAGTTGAATTTATAACAGTCGATGTACGGATCATTTCCGCAAGTAATAAGGACCTGGAGCAGGAAATACTCAAGGGAAACTTCCGTGAAGACATTTATTACCGGCTGAATGGAATAACTCTTGAGTTACCTCCATTGCGGGAGAGAGAGGATGACATCGTTCTTATTGCAACTCACCTCCTTGAAAAGTATGCCCAGGACATGGGAGAAAGCCCAAAGAAGCTGACTGCCGAATCAATCAGGATAATGAAAGCCTACCAATGGCCTGGCAATATCAGGGAATTGGAAAACAAGATTAAAAGAGCATTGGTTTTATCGACTGATAAGTATATCAAACCAGAAGACCTGGGGATAGGCTGTGATCATGAAGAAGCGGGCAAAATGGAAATAACGCTGAAAGAAGCCCGAGAAAAAGTAGAAAAAGAAATGCTTCAGTACAGCCTTGAGAAACACAAAGGGAATCTGACAAAGGTCTCAAAAAGCTTAGGCATTGCCAGGTCTACAGTCTATGAGCTTATAGAAAAATATGCGCTCACTTACGAAGTGGATGAATAA
- the prsK gene encoding XrtA/PEP-CTERM system histidine kinase PrsK — protein sequence MSCLFTFGLALFVLHQGHDRLQNKAFALAATSVSIMEFGNFMALNSSHPGGLLFWARISLVGCCLIPPNWSLFSLVFAKASYETIPKKHKFFLAAVYIVAFCFLIFVPSNRFISLPDFQSSRYDFVLLRVAGRLFTLFLLVTIAFILVNLEAIYRNSQGAQRWQIKYSIIAIFAAFSYFIYIISRALLFRLMYVSYLPVGSSVILFCSGLLAYSFIRHRLMHIDIFISRQVFYGSFTLLTISLYLIMVGFIGELVKILGLGFNQLFYPVFVLSSLMALAAICLSKKNWTVLKRYIDRHFYKNKYDYRFEWIELTNRISSVVEIKELLARSIDLIAETMCVSEVSIWLFDDEDKKFHLSASRYLHLPESEMFVSLDHPLIGYLKEKAGPFSLVPKTEDHKAEELYHAHRKFFNRYKICTVTPLMVKDDLIGFMTLGEEVTGAVYNYEDFDILKTMCHQVANGILKIKLAERLGLAREMELMNRVSSFVLHDLKNYVSMLSLIVQNAAQNMDNPEFQRDVLLTISKTIENMKEFMAKMSSLPREILLNKIPCNLSELSKDTIEKIKSCKNGITIIENYGKLPMVNLDPEKIQSVIRNLIINAQESIPDGGIVSVSTFTQNGDIVIEVKDNGPGIPREFLKEKLFKPFQTTKKRGLGIGLYQCKAIVAAHQGKIEVESEEGSGALFRIYLPAKK from the coding sequence ATGAGCTGCCTGTTTACTTTTGGGCTGGCCCTTTTCGTCCTTCATCAAGGCCATGACAGGTTGCAGAATAAAGCCTTTGCTCTTGCCGCGACGAGCGTGAGCATTATGGAGTTTGGCAATTTCATGGCCTTGAATTCATCTCATCCCGGTGGATTACTATTTTGGGCACGCATCAGCTTAGTGGGATGCTGCCTTATACCGCCCAACTGGTCTTTATTCAGTCTGGTTTTTGCCAAGGCCAGCTATGAGACAATACCGAAAAAGCATAAATTTTTTCTGGCGGCCGTATACATCGTGGCATTTTGCTTTCTCATTTTCGTTCCTTCAAACCGCTTCATCAGCCTGCCGGATTTTCAGAGCAGCCGGTATGATTTCGTTCTCCTGAGAGTCGCAGGCAGGCTTTTCACCCTTTTTCTCTTAGTGACCATTGCTTTTATTCTGGTCAACCTGGAGGCAATTTATCGAAATTCCCAGGGAGCTCAAAGGTGGCAAATCAAGTACAGCATTATCGCCATATTTGCTGCCTTCAGCTATTTCATATACATTATCAGCAGGGCATTGCTTTTTCGTCTCATGTACGTGTCATATCTGCCTGTCGGATCATCAGTCATTTTATTCTGCTCCGGCCTGCTCGCCTACAGCTTTATCAGGCATCGACTCATGCATATTGATATTTTCATCTCACGGCAGGTATTTTATGGATCGTTTACCCTGCTGACAATCAGTCTCTATCTCATTATGGTTGGGTTCATCGGTGAATTGGTGAAAATCCTGGGACTCGGTTTTAATCAATTATTTTATCCGGTCTTTGTTCTGTCAAGCCTTATGGCCCTGGCAGCCATCTGCCTGTCTAAAAAGAACTGGACCGTGCTCAAAAGGTATATCGACAGACATTTTTATAAGAATAAGTATGACTATCGGTTTGAATGGATCGAGCTGACCAACAGAATCAGTTCCGTGGTTGAGATTAAGGAGTTATTAGCCCGGTCTATCGATCTTATCGCTGAAACAATGTGCGTAAGCGAGGTATCGATCTGGCTTTTTGATGATGAAGATAAAAAATTTCATCTTTCTGCTTCCCGTTATCTCCATCTGCCGGAATCTGAAATGTTCGTGAGCCTGGATCATCCTTTAATTGGATATCTCAAGGAAAAAGCCGGCCCTTTTTCTCTTGTTCCCAAAACAGAAGATCATAAGGCCGAAGAGCTGTATCATGCCCACAGGAAATTCTTTAACCGATATAAAATTTGTACAGTAACACCCTTGATGGTCAAAGATGATCTTATCGGCTTTATGACCCTGGGGGAGGAAGTTACCGGAGCGGTTTATAATTATGAAGATTTCGATATCCTGAAAACCATGTGCCATCAGGTGGCCAATGGCATCTTAAAGATTAAGCTGGCAGAGCGTCTCGGACTTGCCCGTGAAATGGAGCTTATGAACAGGGTCTCATCATTTGTTCTCCATGATTTGAAAAATTACGTTTCGATGCTCTCCCTGATTGTCCAGAATGCTGCCCAAAATATGGATAATCCTGAATTTCAACGGGACGTCTTGCTGACCATTTCAAAAACGATAGAAAACATGAAGGAATTCATGGCCAAGATGTCCAGTCTGCCCAGGGAAATACTGCTCAATAAGATACCCTGTAATCTGTCTGAATTATCGAAAGATACCATCGAGAAGATCAAATCATGCAAGAACGGGATTACGATAATCGAAAACTACGGCAAGTTGCCTATGGTCAATTTAGATCCGGAAAAAATTCAAAGTGTTATCCGCAACCTTATTATCAATGCCCAGGAATCCATACCGGATGGCGGAATTGTCTCGGTTTCGACTTTTACCCAAAATGGAGACATTGTCATTGAGGTAAAGGATAACGGGCCTGGCATACCCCGTGAATTTCTGAAGGAAAAATTATTCAAACCTTTTCAGACAACCAAAAAACGAGGGCTGGGTATTGGCCTCTACCAATGTAAAGCGATTGTCGCAGCCCATCAGGGGAAGATAGAAGTGGAGAGCGAAGAGGGATCAGGAGCCCTGTTTAGAATATACCTGCCAGCGAAGAAGTAA